One window of Neptuniibacter halophilus genomic DNA carries:
- a CDS encoding urease accessory protein UreD — MNQIVSQATLPGASSWQAELTLGLSRTARGTVLKRSEHRGPLYVQKPFYPEGRELAHLYLLHPPGGMVSGDDLQIRVNTDSDAHALITTPGAGRVYRARPDRSLQKQCIQLQVAENSSLEWLPLENIIFPDANTELQMQIDLAENSQLIAWDITCFGLPASQQPFDRGEVRQSLQLFQGGRLKLREKLNLNPQHNSLMQSRAGLAGQAVNGLMLAGPFFSEECVTELIASLREACASESALAAVSLNGEFLQIRYLGACSEQARLLFTRCWKLIRPQLLQRDGCEPRIWAT; from the coding sequence ATGAATCAGATTGTAAGTCAGGCCACCTTACCCGGCGCGTCAAGCTGGCAGGCCGAGTTAACCCTCGGCCTCAGCCGCACGGCACGCGGTACGGTGTTGAAACGAAGCGAACACCGTGGCCCGCTCTATGTGCAGAAGCCGTTTTACCCGGAGGGGCGGGAGCTGGCTCACCTGTATCTGCTGCACCCACCGGGCGGCATGGTTTCCGGGGATGATCTGCAGATCCGGGTCAACACCGATTCGGATGCCCATGCGCTGATCACCACACCCGGTGCCGGTCGGGTTTACCGGGCACGACCAGACCGGAGCCTGCAGAAGCAGTGCATTCAGTTGCAGGTTGCAGAAAACAGCAGTCTGGAATGGCTGCCGCTGGAAAATATCATTTTCCCGGATGCCAATACCGAACTGCAGATGCAGATTGATCTGGCGGAGAACAGCCAGTTGATCGCCTGGGATATCACCTGTTTTGGTCTGCCCGCCAGTCAGCAACCTTTTGACCGGGGCGAGGTACGCCAGAGTCTGCAACTGTTTCAGGGCGGACGACTGAAACTTCGGGAAAAGCTTAACCTGAATCCGCAACACAATAGCCTGATGCAGAGTCGTGCCGGACTGGCAGGTCAGGCGGTTAACGGGCTGATGCTGGCAGGGCCATTTTTCTCCGAAGAGTGCGTAACCGAACTGATCGCTTCATTGCGCGAAGCCTGTGCTTCTGAGTCCGCACTCGCGGCTGTCAGCCTGAACGGTGAGTTTTTGCAGATCCGTTATCTGGGGGCCTGTTCGGAGCAGGCGCGGTTACTGTTTACCCGTTGCTGGAAACTGATCCGGCCTCAGTTGCTGCAGCGCGATGGCTGTGAACCCCGTATCTGGGCAACCTGA
- the urtE gene encoding urea ABC transporter ATP-binding subunit UrtE, whose product MIEINQLNQRYGGTQILWDLDLTIEPGSCTCIMGRNGVGKTTLLKCLMGLLPVESGQILLDGQPLQGKPAEFRAPAGIGYVPQGRDIFPLLTVEENLRIGLPIRKDKAKEIPEKIFELFPVLKEMLHRRGGDLSGGQQQQLAIGRALVLEPKVLILDEPNEGIQPNIVQQIGDVILKLNEEEGLTVILVEQKLGFARRVGKEFRLMEKGRVVASDKMANLSEDLIKQYLAV is encoded by the coding sequence ATGATCGAAATTAATCAGTTAAACCAGCGATATGGTGGCACGCAGATTCTCTGGGATCTGGATCTGACTATCGAACCCGGCTCCTGCACCTGCATCATGGGTCGTAATGGTGTGGGCAAAACCACCTTACTGAAATGCCTGATGGGCCTGCTGCCGGTCGAAAGCGGGCAGATCCTGCTCGACGGCCAACCGCTGCAGGGCAAGCCGGCTGAGTTCCGCGCGCCGGCAGGGATCGGATATGTACCCCAGGGGCGAGATATTTTCCCGCTGCTGACGGTAGAGGAGAACCTGCGCATCGGTTTGCCAATTCGCAAAGACAAAGCAAAAGAGATACCGGAGAAGATCTTTGAGCTGTTTCCGGTGCTGAAAGAGATGCTGCACCGTCGTGGTGGTGACCTCTCCGGCGGTCAGCAACAGCAACTGGCTATTGGCCGGGCGCTTGTGCTGGAACCTAAAGTGCTGATTCTGGATGAACCCAATGAGGGGATTCAGCCGAATATCGTACAGCAGATCGGCGACGTTATTCTCAAATTGAATGAGGAAGAGGGGCTGACGGTGATACTGGTCGAACAGAAACTCGGGTTTGCCCGTCGTGTCGGCAAAGAGTTTCGCCTGATGGAAAAGGGGCGGGTGGTGGCCAGCGATAAGATGGCCAACCTCTCGGAAGATCTGATCAAACAGTATCTGGCGGTATAA
- the urtD gene encoding urea ABC transporter ATP-binding protein UrtD, which yields MSSLDDLREVMRRDRVWSFLQTEQAQVDVSKEVILYVEGLNLSFDGFKALNDLNLYVNDGELRCLIGANGAGKTTLMDVITGKTTPDSGSVYFGQTLNLLQHDEADIANMGIGRKFQKPTVFEAHSVFDNLELSLKQQKAVLPTLLARLSPTEINRIDEVLEIIGLKEQRFMLAGALSHGQKQWLEIGMLLMAEPRLLLVDEPVAGMTAQETERTAELLTSLAGEHTVIVVEHDMEFVRSIARTVTVLHQGSVLAEGTMDQVQNNPDVIEVYLGEAP from the coding sequence ATGAGTTCTCTGGATGATCTGCGTGAAGTAATGCGCCGCGACCGGGTCTGGTCATTCCTGCAGACGGAACAGGCACAGGTGGATGTCTCCAAAGAGGTGATTCTCTACGTCGAAGGGCTGAACCTGAGCTTTGACGGGTTTAAAGCACTCAATGACCTGAACCTGTATGTCAATGATGGCGAGCTGCGCTGCCTGATTGGTGCGAATGGCGCCGGCAAAACAACCCTGATGGATGTGATTACCGGCAAAACCACACCGGACAGTGGCTCGGTGTATTTTGGTCAGACGCTGAATCTGCTGCAGCACGATGAGGCGGATATCGCCAATATGGGGATTGGCCGCAAGTTTCAGAAGCCCACAGTATTCGAAGCCCACAGCGTGTTCGACAATCTCGAACTATCCTTGAAACAACAAAAAGCGGTGCTGCCCACATTGCTGGCGCGGCTGAGCCCGACAGAGATAAACCGGATCGATGAAGTGCTGGAGATCATCGGTCTCAAAGAACAGCGCTTTATGCTGGCCGGAGCGCTCTCCCATGGCCAGAAACAATGGCTGGAGATCGGCATGCTGCTGATGGCGGAACCGCGTCTGTTACTGGTTGATGAGCCGGTGGCGGGGATGACCGCACAGGAAACGGAACGGACTGCTGAGCTGCTCACCTCACTGGCTGGTGAGCATACCGTGATCGTGGTGGAACATGATATGGAGTTTGTCCGCAGTATTGCTCGTACCGTCACTGTGCTGCATCAGGGCTCGGTACTGGCCGAGGGGACAATGGATCAGGTGCAGAACAACCCTGATGTTATCGAAGTGTATCTGGGAGAGGCACCATGA
- the urtC gene encoding urea ABC transporter permease subunit UrtC — protein MNQLIRFTRLHGDSKVAPFVAILVVLTALASVGNLLMPEDSIFYVSTYTITLLGKYLCYAMLALAVDVIWGYCGILSLGHGAFFALGGYAMGMYLMRQIGDRGVYGNPDLPDFMVFLNWTELPWFWSGMDQFWFAMLMVLLVPGLLAFVFGWLAFRSRVTGVYLSIMTQALTYALLLAFFRNEMGFGGNNGLTDFKDILGFDLQSDTTRVALFAVTALLLAVALITSHKILKSRMGKVIVAIRDGESRARFLGYRTERYKVWLFVYSACIAGIAGALYVPQVGIINPGEFSPLNSIEIVIWVAVGGRGTLIGAIIGALLVNYAKTKFTAIMPDGWLFALGAMFVLVTLFLPQGLMGLFSKLKAKTKTKPVSAEEANA, from the coding sequence ATGAATCAGCTAATCCGTTTTACCCGCCTGCATGGCGATAGCAAAGTGGCGCCGTTTGTCGCCATTCTGGTGGTGCTCACCGCACTGGCGTCTGTTGGTAACCTGCTGATGCCGGAGGATTCAATCTTCTACGTCAGCACCTACACCATTACCCTGCTGGGTAAGTACCTCTGCTATGCCATGCTGGCACTGGCCGTGGATGTGATCTGGGGCTACTGCGGTATTCTCAGTCTCGGCCACGGGGCGTTCTTTGCACTGGGTGGTTACGCCATGGGCATGTACCTGATGCGTCAGATCGGTGACCGGGGTGTTTATGGCAACCCGGATCTGCCGGATTTTATGGTGTTCCTGAACTGGACCGAGCTGCCCTGGTTCTGGTCCGGCATGGATCAGTTCTGGTTCGCAATGCTGATGGTGCTGCTGGTTCCGGGCCTGCTGGCTTTTGTCTTCGGCTGGCTGGCTTTCCGCTCCCGGGTAACCGGTGTTTACCTGTCGATCATGACTCAGGCGCTGACCTACGCGCTGTTGCTTGCGTTCTTCCGCAATGAGATGGGTTTTGGCGGCAATAACGGCCTGACCGACTTTAAAGATATCCTCGGCTTTGATCTGCAATCCGACACCACCCGTGTTGCTCTGTTTGCGGTCACAGCCCTGTTGCTGGCTGTAGCGCTGATCACCAGTCACAAGATTCTGAAATCCCGTATGGGTAAAGTGATCGTGGCGATCCGTGATGGTGAAAGCCGTGCCCGCTTCCTCGGTTACCGGACCGAGCGTTATAAGGTCTGGCTGTTTGTCTACTCGGCCTGCATCGCCGGTATTGCCGGTGCGCTTTATGTACCACAGGTGGGGATTATCAATCCGGGCGAGTTCTCTCCGCTGAATTCAATTGAGATCGTGATCTGGGTAGCGGTTGGCGGACGTGGCACCCTGATCGGCGCAATTATCGGTGCGCTGCTGGTGAACTACGCGAAAACCAAGTTCACCGCGATCATGCCGGATGGCTGGCTGTTTGCGCTGGGTGCGATGTTCGTGCTGGTCACTCTGTTCCTGCCACAGGGGCTGATGGGGCTGTTCAGCAAACTTAAGGCGAAGACCAAAACCAAACCGGTATCTGCTGAGGAGGCGAACGCATGA
- the urtB gene encoding urea ABC transporter permease subunit UrtB, which produces MRRLLAVLCCCLALFSVSVQANKQTIPDSETQALMAQLVTVKLSKTLPLLEQLEAVGGAELLPLFKTLLGGDLYFIKASKQLVAAEKKSGQYQLRDLFSGEDLGLVAKKQIKKIRVNNTLRVFLRQAIARIQLNHPAPESRLTAVKELLSDLNSETLSLLTEARANEHDSRVQALMDLAFALNNAGSHDPAERRQAVDVLAASLENEARNALADLAENDTDKAVKTAAAKALKKINERIEFYDFIDQLFFGLSLGSVLLLAAIGLAITFGVMGVINMAHGEMIMLGAYTTYVIQLLMPEAIEYSLLVAVPAAFVVSGLVGVLIERGVIRFLHGRPLETLLATFGISLILQQLVRTVFSPLNRQVESPSWMSGSLDINPVLSLTLNRLYILAFALLVFGLLLLILRKTSLGLNVRAVSQNRDMARAMGIRTDWVDAMTFGLGSGIAGIAGVALSQLTNVGPNLGQSYIIDSFMVVVFGGVGNLWGTLVAAFSLGVANKFLEPVTGAVLASILVLVFIILFIQKKPKGLFPQKGRAAE; this is translated from the coding sequence GTGAGACGCCTGTTAGCCGTTTTATGCTGCTGTTTGGCGCTGTTTTCTGTCTCTGTACAGGCCAATAAGCAGACCATTCCTGATTCCGAAACCCAGGCGCTGATGGCGCAACTGGTAACGGTAAAACTATCTAAAACTCTGCCGCTGCTTGAGCAGCTTGAAGCTGTGGGTGGCGCAGAGCTGCTGCCGCTGTTCAAAACCCTGCTCGGTGGCGATCTGTATTTCATTAAAGCCAGCAAACAACTGGTAGCTGCTGAGAAAAAATCCGGTCAGTATCAGTTACGTGACCTGTTCAGCGGCGAAGATCTGGGGCTGGTGGCAAAAAAACAGATTAAAAAAATCCGGGTAAACAACACCTTGCGGGTGTTCCTGCGTCAGGCGATTGCGCGGATACAACTCAATCACCCAGCGCCTGAGAGCCGGCTCACGGCGGTTAAAGAACTGTTATCAGACCTTAACTCGGAGACTCTGAGTTTGCTGACTGAGGCCCGGGCGAATGAACATGACAGCCGGGTGCAGGCGTTAATGGATCTGGCTTTTGCGCTGAACAATGCCGGTAGCCATGATCCGGCCGAACGGCGTCAGGCGGTTGATGTGCTGGCGGCCAGTCTGGAAAACGAAGCCCGGAATGCACTGGCGGATCTGGCGGAAAACGATACCGATAAGGCGGTAAAAACCGCCGCTGCTAAAGCCCTGAAAAAGATCAATGAGCGTATTGAGTTCTATGATTTTATCGATCAGCTCTTCTTCGGCCTGAGCCTCGGTTCGGTTCTACTGCTGGCCGCAATCGGTCTGGCCATCACCTTTGGTGTGATGGGCGTGATCAACATGGCTCACGGTGAGATGATCATGCTCGGTGCCTACACCACCTACGTGATTCAACTGCTGATGCCGGAAGCGATTGAATACTCCCTGCTGGTGGCGGTGCCCGCTGCCTTTGTGGTCTCTGGTCTGGTGGGTGTGCTCATTGAGCGCGGCGTGATCCGGTTTCTGCATGGCCGGCCGCTGGAAACCCTGCTGGCGACCTTTGGTATCAGTCTGATCCTGCAGCAACTGGTGCGTACCGTGTTCTCTCCGCTCAACCGTCAGGTGGAATCGCCTTCATGGATGAGTGGCTCGCTGGATATCAATCCGGTGCTGAGCCTGACTCTGAACCGTCTCTATATTCTGGCTTTTGCCCTGCTGGTGTTCGGCCTGTTACTGCTGATCCTGCGTAAAACATCGCTGGGTCTTAATGTACGTGCGGTATCGCAGAACCGGGATATGGCCAGAGCGATGGGTATCCGTACTGACTGGGTCGACGCCATGACTTTTGGTCTGGGTTCAGGTATTGCCGGCATTGCAGGTGTGGCGCTGAGCCAGTTAACCAACGTCGGCCCGAATCTGGGGCAATCCTACATTATCGATTCGTTTATGGTGGTGGTGTTTGGTGGTGTCGGTAACCTGTGGGGCACGCTGGTAGCAGCCTTCTCTCTGGGGGTGGCCAACAAGTTCCTCGAGCCGGTTACCGGCGCGGTACTTGCCAGTATTCTGGTGCTCGTATTTATCATTCTCTTTATTCAGAAAAAACCTAAGGGCCTGTTCCCGCAGAAAGGGAGGGCTGCCGAATGA
- the urtA gene encoding urea ABC transporter substrate-binding protein — protein MKLKTLAVGIALSMGASVLSFNAMAADDTIKVGVLHSLSGTMAISETTLKDTVLMMVEEQNKKGGLLGKQLEAVVVDPASNWPLFAEKTRELITKEGVDVIFGCWTSVSRKSVLPVIEELNGLMFYPVQYEGEESSKNVFYTGAAPNQQAIPAVDYLMNDLGVERWVLAGTDYVYPRTTNKILEAYLKAKGVAEEDIMINYTPFGHSDWQSIVSDVKKFGSAGKKTAVVSTINGDANVPFYIELGNQGISAEDIPVVAFSVGEEELSGIDTKPLVGHLAAWNYFQSVDNEANDAFIQKWKAFTSEDRVTNDPMEATYIGFNMWVNAVKQAGSTEVDAVEQAMIGQETPNLTGGMAVMNKNHHLSKPVLIGEIQDDGQFEVVWETESIVQGDAWSDYLPGSKDLVADWTAPIKCGNYNTKTKTCSGQNY, from the coding sequence ATGAAACTGAAAACCTTAGCTGTGGGTATTGCACTGTCAATGGGCGCTTCAGTGCTCAGCTTTAACGCGATGGCGGCCGACGACACTATCAAAGTGGGGGTGCTGCACTCACTCTCCGGCACGATGGCGATCTCTGAAACAACACTGAAAGACACTGTTCTGATGATGGTGGAAGAGCAGAACAAGAAAGGGGGTCTGCTGGGTAAACAACTGGAAGCCGTGGTTGTTGATCCGGCCTCTAACTGGCCACTGTTCGCGGAGAAAACCCGTGAGCTGATCACCAAAGAGGGTGTAGATGTCATTTTCGGTTGCTGGACTTCAGTCTCCCGTAAGTCGGTACTGCCGGTTATTGAAGAGCTGAACGGCCTGATGTTCTACCCGGTACAGTACGAGGGTGAAGAGTCCTCTAAAAACGTATTCTACACCGGCGCTGCGCCTAACCAGCAGGCGATTCCTGCGGTGGATTACCTGATGAACGATCTGGGTGTTGAGCGCTGGGTACTGGCGGGTACCGACTACGTTTATCCGCGTACTACCAACAAGATCCTTGAAGCCTACCTGAAAGCTAAAGGTGTGGCGGAAGAGGATATCATGATCAATTACACACCGTTTGGTCACTCTGACTGGCAGTCCATTGTTTCTGATGTGAAGAAATTCGGCAGCGCAGGTAAGAAAACGGCCGTGGTATCCACTATCAACGGCGATGCGAACGTACCTTTCTACATAGAACTGGGTAACCAGGGTATCTCCGCTGAGGATATTCCTGTAGTGGCCTTCTCTGTAGGTGAGGAGGAGCTGTCTGGTATCGATACTAAACCGCTGGTTGGTCATCTGGCTGCCTGGAACTACTTCCAGAGCGTAGATAACGAAGCGAATGATGCATTCATCCAGAAGTGGAAGGCTTTCACCAGTGAAGATCGCGTAACTAATGACCCGATGGAAGCGACTTATATCGGCTTCAACATGTGGGTGAATGCGGTTAAACAGGCGGGTTCCACCGAAGTTGATGCCGTTGAGCAGGCGATGATCGGCCAGGAAACGCCGAACCTGACTGGTGGTATGGCGGTGATGAACAAGAACCACCATCTGAGTAAGCCGGTGCTGATCGGTGAAATTCAGGACGACGGTCAGTTTGAGGTGGTCTGGGAAACTGAAAGCATTGTTCAGGGTGATGCCTGGTCTGATTACCTGCCGGGTTCTAAGGATCTGGTGGCAGACTGGACAGCGCCGATCAAGTGCGGCAACTACAACACGAAAACCAAAACCTGTTCCGGTCAGAACTACTAA
- a CDS encoding thrombospondin type 3 repeat-containing protein: MAIFAKRPVSAVPLYLKSVTRKGIEMKSLKNNKYWLIVAALMPLSVSASTASISGNLSLEGVDIWMGNPVGRKYSVELQGRSPYVYRYFQDGGYRTGITPYNFINLPSSNYRINVTADFWHDSLPAETSTTFTQGGQQYLWDELFILDGENGVVNFHKGVSAITGQIRYTGLWSANDFRYNPGFFTSVGIVTYEEGPSYSYPRENIFDTATSKLNDYDEYFAVLPTDKAGFLKSASIGEIYSNYHWVYSKSFPYPVTDAGATNPVTFGARDYHLPLNPDLQNQVDYMPEVAINTSETEVVIDLNELGLSSTDQNNQPVGIQQIIISGKDVSSKQSIYYKYTAQSGEASNPISIVLRGEPGEYSRRASISVIDTLGNTTAIPFNFTLGVPVAAGVGANVETSFDNDSGETIAAIVFDEITSEGEVTFNTVSDGPTPPYGFKLASSSGDFQFFDLRSSAEFTSAEMCFSYDEPSVNETDLKILHFECDSNNQCSWEDITNVDSPDTTNNIICGTTDSFSIFAIMEPAILDTDQDGTPDDEDNCPVNSNSGQEDWDGDSVGDVCDEDADGDKVIGENDNCPYTILSSTVDSNGCSSDQRLDLNCPAEVEYKNHGQYLKCIAHEINSQVEDGLLNENQKGEIINSHAQKR; the protein is encoded by the coding sequence ATGGCAATTTTTGCTAAAAGACCTGTATCCGCAGTGCCTCTATATCTCAAATCAGTGACGAGAAAGGGTATAGAAATGAAGAGCTTAAAAAACAACAAATATTGGCTTATTGTAGCGGCTTTGATGCCTCTGTCGGTATCAGCTAGTACGGCCAGTATCTCAGGAAACCTGAGTCTGGAAGGTGTTGATATATGGATGGGTAATCCCGTAGGGAGAAAATATTCTGTAGAGCTTCAGGGTAGAAGCCCTTATGTCTACCGATATTTTCAAGATGGAGGTTATCGAACCGGAATCACTCCCTACAATTTTATCAACTTACCGTCCTCAAATTACAGGATTAATGTTACAGCAGATTTTTGGCATGACTCACTGCCCGCAGAAACATCAACCACGTTTACACAAGGAGGACAACAATACCTTTGGGATGAACTTTTTATTCTTGACGGAGAAAATGGAGTAGTTAATTTTCATAAAGGGGTCAGCGCTATAACAGGGCAAATTCGTTATACGGGACTCTGGAGTGCGAATGACTTCAGATATAACCCCGGTTTTTTTACTTCGGTGGGTATTGTGACTTATGAAGAAGGTCCATCCTATTCTTACCCACGAGAAAACATATTTGATACCGCTACCAGTAAGCTTAATGACTATGATGAATACTTTGCGGTTCTGCCTACAGATAAAGCCGGATTTTTAAAAAGTGCTTCTATAGGGGAGATATATAGCAATTATCATTGGGTTTATAGCAAGTCATTTCCATACCCTGTAACCGATGCTGGAGCAACGAACCCAGTTACTTTTGGGGCACGAGACTACCACTTGCCGTTAAATCCTGATTTGCAAAATCAGGTTGATTACATGCCCGAGGTTGCAATAAATACATCAGAAACTGAGGTCGTAATTGACTTAAATGAACTTGGTTTATCTTCTACTGATCAAAATAACCAGCCGGTAGGGATTCAGCAAATTATTATTTCCGGTAAGGATGTATCGTCTAAGCAGTCAATATATTACAAATACACAGCTCAATCAGGTGAAGCTTCTAATCCTATCAGCATAGTGTTGAGGGGAGAGCCTGGTGAATACAGCAGGCGAGCCTCAATATCAGTTATTGATACCTTGGGCAATACTACAGCTATCCCATTTAATTTTACTTTGGGGGTTCCTGTTGCTGCCGGAGTTGGGGCCAATGTCGAGACGTCATTCGATAATGATTCCGGAGAGACTATCGCTGCAATTGTATTTGATGAAATTACCTCTGAAGGTGAAGTCACATTTAATACTGTGTCTGATGGTCCTACCCCACCATACGGATTCAAATTAGCCTCAAGCTCTGGAGATTTTCAGTTCTTTGATCTACGTAGTTCTGCTGAATTTACATCAGCAGAAATGTGTTTTTCGTATGATGAGCCATCTGTAAACGAAACAGATCTGAAAATTCTCCATTTCGAATGCGATTCTAATAATCAGTGTTCTTGGGAAGATATAACTAATGTTGATTCCCCTGATACCACAAATAATATTATTTGTGGTACCACGGATAGCTTTTCCATTTTTGCGATTATGGAGCCTGCGATTTTGGATACTGATCAGGATGGAACACCGGACGATGAAGATAACTGTCCTGTGAATTCAAATAGTGGCCAAGAGGATTGGGATGGTGATTCTGTAGGTGATGTTTGTGACGAAGATGCAGATGGGGATAAGGTTATTGGTGAAAATGATAACTGTCCTTATACCATCTTGAGTTCTACCGTGGATAGTAACGGTTGTAGTAGCGATCAGCGATTAGACCTTAATTGCCCTGCGGAAGTCGAATATAAAAACCACGGCCAGTATCTGAAATGTATTGCTCATGAGATTAATTCCCAAGTAGAAGATGGACTATTAAATGAAAATCAAAAAGGTGAGATTATTAATAGCCATGCTCAAAAGCGATAG
- a CDS encoding Mpo1-like protein encodes MADQGEKMKISEYRVKQWQVYHKFHKSRVNLLIHIVFVPVFIYGFLLLLSSLVLLKPFGLVLSLLMMGIAFAAQGFGHSRESEPAAPFTGISNALIRILLEQLYTFPKYVLTGGWYRAFRGEKDSVI; translated from the coding sequence ATGGCGGATCAGGGAGAAAAAATGAAGATCAGCGAGTATCGGGTTAAGCAGTGGCAGGTTTATCATAAGTTTCATAAGTCACGTGTTAACTTACTGATTCATATTGTTTTTGTGCCGGTGTTTATTTACGGATTTCTGTTACTGCTGAGCTCGCTTGTACTGCTCAAGCCTTTTGGTTTAGTACTCTCATTGCTGATGATGGGCATCGCGTTTGCTGCGCAGGGCTTCGGCCACTCGCGGGAATCCGAACCGGCGGCCCCGTTTACCGGCATCTCCAATGCCTTAATTCGTATCCTGCTGGAACAGCTCTACACCTTCCCGAAATATGTCCTGACCGGGGGCTGGTACCGGGCGTTCCGTGGGGAAAAGGATTCTGTCATTTGA
- a CDS encoding GNAT family N-acetyltransferase has protein sequence MALVISLNDQIQEAEVVALYRANGWSSAEKPEKLLPALRGSDRLVTARESGRLIGIGNAISDGHLVVYYPHMLVHPDFQGRGIGRQMMQQLLQCYEGFHQQMLTADGDAVAFYQRMGFSPAGQTRSMWIYSGDEH, from the coding sequence ATGGCGCTGGTGATATCACTTAATGATCAGATTCAGGAAGCCGAAGTGGTCGCACTTTATCGTGCTAACGGCTGGTCCTCTGCCGAAAAACCGGAGAAACTGCTGCCCGCACTGAGAGGATCAGACCGGCTGGTAACAGCGCGGGAATCGGGGCGTCTGATCGGTATTGGTAATGCGATATCCGATGGTCATCTGGTGGTGTATTACCCGCATATGCTGGTGCACCCCGATTTTCAGGGCCGCGGTATTGGCAGGCAGATGATGCAGCAACTGTTGCAATGCTATGAAGGTTTTCATCAGCAGATGCTGACCGCAGATGGTGATGCGGTGGCTTTCTACCAGCGAATGGGCTTTTCACCTGCAGGTCAGACCCGATCCATGTGGATCTACAGCGGGGATGAACATTAA
- a CDS encoding MgtC/SapB family protein has protein sequence METNTLTIGTEQFWLLLISLALGLIIGIERGWSQRHEIAGSRVAGIRTFALTGLFGGLCATLAQQYTPWLPGFGLLALIIIMAVAFYISHRHGGDVSITGVIGLLITYLLGAVAVSGQPAIAAAAAVITALILDSKPELHGALQRLQEYELDAGLRLLLISIVMLPLLPDQGFGPWQAINPYEIWWMVVLIASISFVGYFAIRIGGPRRGILFTSVFAGLSSSTALTLQFSQLSKSSHSLSHLLSSGILFSCGTMFPRILLVLLILNPPLAEALAPVLLVMMLGFYLPALWLWRQQHDGDGSPMSENRNPLALSAALFFGFLLMLIMLLSQALSEWFGDTGVLLLSGLSGLSDVDPITLTLGRQSPAQITPQVAMLGIYIAASANSLVKMLMVITIAHPDLAKQTAPAMLTGIGLGAAMMYFS, from the coding sequence ATGGAAACCAATACCTTAACTATAGGCACCGAACAATTCTGGCTGCTGCTGATCTCCCTGGCACTGGGCCTGATCATTGGCATAGAACGCGGCTGGTCACAGCGCCATGAGATCGCTGGTAGCCGGGTCGCCGGAATACGCACCTTCGCACTCACCGGTTTGTTCGGCGGCCTCTGCGCCACACTGGCTCAGCAGTATACCCCATGGCTGCCGGGATTTGGCCTGCTGGCGCTGATCATCATTATGGCTGTGGCCTTCTATATCAGCCATCGCCATGGCGGGGATGTCAGCATCACCGGGGTGATTGGCTTACTGATCACTTATCTTCTGGGCGCTGTTGCGGTCTCGGGGCAACCTGCTATTGCCGCTGCCGCCGCGGTGATCACGGCTTTGATTCTCGACAGCAAACCCGAACTGCACGGTGCCCTGCAACGCCTGCAGGAGTATGAACTGGATGCGGGGCTGCGATTACTGCTGATCTCCATTGTGATGCTGCCGCTGTTACCTGATCAGGGTTTCGGCCCCTGGCAGGCGATCAATCCCTATGAGATCTGGTGGATGGTGGTGCTGATCGCATCGATCTCTTTTGTCGGTTATTTTGCTATCCGTATTGGCGGTCCCCGGCGCGGTATTCTGTTTACCTCGGTATTTGCCGGGCTGAGTTCTTCCACCGCACTGACCCTGCAATTTTCCCAGCTTTCGAAAAGCAGCCACTCCCTGAGCCACCTGTTATCCAGTGGCATTCTGTTCAGTTGTGGCACGATGTTTCCGCGCATTCTGCTGGTGCTACTGATTCTCAATCCGCCACTGGCAGAGGCGCTGGCCCCGGTCTTGCTGGTGATGATGCTGGGGTTTTATCTGCCGGCGCTCTGGCTCTGGCGACAACAACACGATGGCGACGGGTCACCGATGAGTGAAAACCGCAACCCGCTGGCCCTGAGTGCAGCGCTGTTTTTTGGCTTTCTGCTGATGCTGATTATGCTGCTGTCGCAGGCGTTGTCTGAGTGGTTTGGCGACACCGGGGTATTGCTCCTCAGCGGGCTTTCCGGTCTGTCGGATGTGGACCCGATCACCCTGACACTGGGCCGGCAGAGCCCGGCTCAGATCACGCCTCAGGTCGCTATGCTCGGTATCTATATCGCAGCCAGCGCGAACAGTCTGGTGAAGATGCTGATGGTCATCACCATTGCTCATCCGGATCTGGCAAAACAGACCGCACCGGCCATGCTTACGGGCATCGGGCTCGGCGCGGCGATGATGTATTTCAGCTAG